In Ursus arctos isolate Adak ecotype North America unplaced genomic scaffold, UrsArc2.0 scaffold_3, whole genome shotgun sequence, one DNA window encodes the following:
- the LOC113266701 gene encoding olfactory receptor 2A12-like, with protein sequence MGSNQTWITEVILLGFQVDPKLDVFLFGFFLLSYSLTLVENGLILGLICLDSRLHTPMYFFLSNLAIIDMSFASSIVPKMLANLIMQTKTISFAPCVLQTFLYLALAATECMSLIVMSYDRYVAICHPLHYAVIMSWRVCTILAATCWTFSFLLALVHITLVLRLPFCGPQKNNHFLCQILSVLKLACADTRLNQIVLFVASVFILVGPLCLVLVSYWRILFAILRIQSREGRRKAFSTCSSHLCVVGLFFGSAIVMYMAPKSSYSQEQRKILSLFYSLFNPMLNPLIYSLRNTEVMGAQRRFLGKRSSL encoded by the coding sequence ATGGGAAGCAATCAGACATGGATCACAGAAGTCATCCTGCTGGGATTCCAGGTTGACCCCAAACTTGACGTTTTCCTCTTTGGGTTCTTCTTGCTATCCTATAGCCTCACCCTGGTGGAGAATGGGCTCATCCTGGGACTCATCTGCCTGGACTCCAGACtgcacacccccatgtacttcttcctctcaAACCTGGCCATCATTGACATGTCCTTTGCCTCGAGCATTGTCCCCAAGATGCTGGCAAATCTTATAATGCAGACGAAAACCATCTCCTTTGCTCCATGCGTACTTCAGACATTTTTGTATTTGGCCCTCGCTGCCACAGAGTGTATGAGTTTGATAGTAATGTCCTATGATCGGTACGTGGCCATCTGCCATCCCCTACATTACGCTGTCATCATGAGCTGGAGAGTCTGCACCATCTTGGCTGCCACGTGCTGGACATTCAGCTTCCTCTTAGCTCTGGTCCATATTACTCTCGTTCTGAGGTTGCCCTTTTGTGGGCCACAAAAAAACAAccactttctctgtcaaatattGTCAGTATTGAAATTGGCCTGTGCTGACACGAGACTCAACCAAATTGTTCTCTTTGTGGCCTCTGTGTTTATCTTAGTCGGGCCCCTCTGCTTGGTGCTGGTGTCCTACTGGCGCATCCTGTTTGCCATCCTGAGGATCCAGTCCAGGGAGGGCCGCAGgaaggccttctccacctgctcctcccacctctgtGTGGTGGGGCTCTTCTTTGGCAGCGCCATCGTCATGTACATGGCCCCTAAATCCAGCTATTCTCAAGAACAAAGAAAGATTCTATCGTTGTTTTACAGCCTTTTCAACCCTATGCTGAACCCACtgatctacagcctgaggaataCAGAGGTGATGGGTGCCCAGAGGAGATTTCTGGGGAAGAGGTCATCACTGTGA